Proteins co-encoded in one Malus sylvestris chromosome 7, drMalSylv7.2, whole genome shotgun sequence genomic window:
- the LOC126629123 gene encoding uncharacterized protein LOC126629123, with product MPSVPTLDVPYGQGYQSPQFSANEDAWGYQGYDQPSSNMFSNACNSDWKGHSNYMWGEPQQFQQDGYWQQSEEFYLTPMQPPPHTPQQFQSNSSMSMDSDQILQVLTSLTQDQQNQDKKLDKLMSQMGEIMEFMVQIQEQSDMKDEAVPEPSKHSPNMDELLLQAEEEEDDLGSLEEFLLQAPQIPMSSNSGEEVLNSLHSNIIPPNVLCPCRFLIPNIKEGEKDIVEALPKVQSDIPILGAPKQVPDGIETFKEPCTPRKGIQENEVVEAYQEYIQEAVHETIKPKAVEFDDTGQATTIIVNLAKFKIPEMFKDVVFVIEFVSEKESKPSSPILILIYTNMFLILMIQAPTLEFKPLPNHFKYHLPLKDKFHALEPSGV from the exons atgccaagtgtccctacacttgatgtgccctatgggcaaggatatcaaagtcctcaattttctgccaatgaagatgcttggggttatcaaggctatgatcaaccaagcagcaacatgttttccaacgcttgcaATTCAGATTGGAAAGGTCATTCAAATTATATGTGgggggaacctcaacaattccaacaagatggatattggcaacaatctgaggagttttatttaacgcctatgcagccaccaccgcataccccacaacaattccaatcaaattcaagtatgtccatggatagtgatcaaattcttcaagtactaacctctttgacgcaggaccaacaaaatcaagacaaGAAGTTGGATAAATTGATGAGTCAAATGGGAGAGATTATGGAATTCATggtacaaattcaagagcaaa gtgacatgaaggatgaagctgtcccagaaccatccaaacacagcccgaacatggatgaattgctgctgcaagcagaagaggaggaggacgacctgggcagtttagaagaattcttgctgcaagctcctcaaatccctatgtcatccaactcaggtgaggaagttctaaattcacttcattctaacattattccaccgaatgtcctttgtccttgcaggtttttgattccaaatatcaaagagggtgaaaaagacattgtggaagctcttccaaaagtgcaaagtgatatcccaattcttggtgcaccaaaacaagttcccgatggtattgaaacgttcaaagaaccttgcacaccaagaaaagggattcaagagaatgaagtggttgaagcatatcaagagtacatccaagaggctgtgcatgagacaatcaagcccaaagcagttgagtttgatgacacgggacaagccacaaccatcatagtaaacctggccaagttcaaaatcccggaaatgttcaaagatgtggtgtttgtcattgaatttgtgtcggaaaaagaaagtaagccatcttctccaattttaattttaatttatactaacatgtttctgattttgatgattcaggcacccactcttgaatttaaaccattgccgaatcatttcaagtatcacctcccattaaaagataaattccatgctttggagccgagtggagtttaa